AGACACTGAATGTGGAGCACTGCAAGAGCATGGAGGAGCCACCAAAAGAACTAAGAAAATTGATCAATTTGAGACATTTGTGCCTTTATGAGACCAACGCCAGGAGATTAATAAAGGAGGCGCCAATTGAGATGGGCCAGTTGGTTGATTTACAGACATTATGGGTATTTGTGATGGGTCAGAAGAGAGATTTTTGAATTGAAAAGTTGGGATCTTAAAACAAGCTTCGAGGGGAACTGAGGATCTGCAATCTAGAGCATCTGAGGGAGATAAAGAAGAAGCCAAAAATGTGAACTTGCAGAGAAAGAACATCAACAGCTTGGAGCTCCGATGGAGCAGAAACACCGATGTCAACAACAGCAGGATCATGAATCATGACGATGAGGTACGGGAAGGCCAGAAACCCAACTCAAACCTGAAAATCTTGAGTATTGAAGGCTCTGAGGGTGGCATGGTGTTGCTACCATGGATTTCGGTGATGATGCTTTTTCAGGTGTGGGGATAAAGAATTGCCGAAAATGAAGTCCATCCTTCCGAGTTTAGAGGGccttggtggtgcagcctacctCCGGCAATTGAGCATCAGTGAATGTGAAGAATTGACATCTTTGCCTAGTGGACTAGAATTTTGTAGGTCTCAAGGAATTGAGGACATGGGAGTGCCCTAAACTTGATTCTGTGCCAGCTGGTTTTCTTCAGTTGCATTTCCTGTCAACTCTAGATATTGTTGGTTGCCGAAGATTGAGCAGTTTCCCAGAAAGGCTAATATGCTGCCTCATGGGTTTGAAGGAGCTGAAGATTGGAGGGTTTTGGGAGGAGGTGGATACTTTCCCTTTTCTTCTCTGCAGTAGTTGTGCTGGTGATATTGCTAGTACTAGCAGCAGCAAGAGCATCGACACCAAGCACCACCACAATCACCACGCATCCCATCTTGAAGAAGTATCGTTGTTGGGATGGCCTAAGCTCAAGTGTCTACCACACCTCTCTATCCAGAACATTTTGTGTTTGTGGGTTCACGGATTTTGATGGACTGGAAGCTCGGCCAGAGTGGCTGCCAGAAAATCTCCAACAGCTAGACCTTGTGGATTGCAAGAATCTCAAGTACCTGCCTTCAGCAGAATCCATGCAATGCCTTTCCCAATTGCAGCAGCTGTATGTTAATGGGTGTCGCCTCTCAGAAGAACAATGTGGAGAGGAAACTGGCCCTGAGTGCCATACGATTGT
This genomic stretch from Malania oleifera isolate guangnan ecotype guangnan chromosome 3, ASM2987363v1, whole genome shotgun sequence harbors:
- the LOC131151535 gene encoding putative disease resistance protein RGA4, which translates into the protein MGELKKLHRRLLMIQAKLHDAEARWQDLVYVRLWLYQLKLMVEKAEDVLDKDPKSWDLLRNALLGIGASNGKETPDLVGIGKWLLKRCSGLPLALRLPGRLMYSKKIESEWYAMEIKNIWESPNSELRIMPILELSFNHLSPPSLKQCFASCSMHHKDKAKLIQLWAAQGFLQPFEGSKLEMEDKGKEYSNVLLRNSLFHDIEKDKLGNIKRCKKHDLLHYLPYHFLRSEIQRLRNMKVFDETLTARVLLPPMKEIDEFRNLRVVDFSGTGIEQLPDSIGMAKYVKYLEISGTSIKRLPDSFAKLYHLQTLNVEHCKSMEEPPKELRKLINLRHLCLYETNARRLIKEAPIEMGQLVDLQTLWVFVMASRGTEDLQSRASEGDKEEAKNVNLQRKNINSLELRWSRNTDVNNSRIMNHDDEVREGQKPNSNLKILSIEGSEGGMVLLPWISVMMLFQNFVGLKELRTWECPKLDSVPAGFLQLHFLSTLDIVGCRRLSSFPERLICCLMGLKELKIGGFWEEVDTFPFLLCSSCAGDIASTSSSKSIDTKHHHNHHASHLEEVSTFCVCGFTDFDGLEARPEWLPENLQQLDLVDCKNLKYLPSAESMQCLSQLQQLYVNGCRLSEEQCGEETGPECHTIVHIPNKYISG